The following nucleotide sequence is from Tolumonas lignilytica.
TGATGCGATCCTGATTGCGACGGGTTCTGAAGTTGAACTGGCGATGCTGGCGGCGGATGAACTTACCGCTAAAGGTCGTAAGATCCGTGTTGTCTCAATGCCATGTACCGATGCATTTGATGCGCAGTCAGTGGAATATAAAGAATCTGTATTGCCATCTGCTGTAATCAAGCGCGTTGCGGTAGAAGCGGGTATTGCTGATTATTGGTACAAGTATACCGGCCTGAACGGTAAAATTATCGGTATGCATACCTTCGGGGAATCAGCACCAGCCGAATTACTGTTTAAAGAGTTTGGTTTTACTGTAGAAAATGTAGTTCAAACTGTTGAAAGTTTGTTCCAAGCGTAAATGCAATGTTAAACGGGAGCTTCGGCTCCCGTTTTTTTCACAGAAAATCTGTGTCAAGTATCGCGTTTGCGGCATAAGCACAGTAAACTCGTTGCGTTTGAATGATTAGTAGGTCACAACATCGCTGTTGTGGGTATGACTTCAGTCTCCCTGATTTAGATCAGGAAAAAAACAACACACACAACTGAAGTCTCCCCTCTATAATCCAGCTGACGCACTAAACTTCATAAGTTGAGTCTTATTCAGGAAGATTAATAAGGCCAACGGCACTGACTTCGTTATATGTCTAAAAATATAGGGGACTAACATGTCTGTTATCAAAATGACTGATCTGGATCTGGCTGGCAAGCGCGTACTGGTTCGTGCTGACCTGAACGTACCAGTGAAAGATGGTAAAGTAACTTCTGACGCACGTATCGTTGCCACTCTGCCAACCATCAAACTGGCTCTGGAAAAAGGCGCCAAACTGATGATCACTTCTCACCTGGGTCGTCCGACTGAAGGCGAGTACAACGAAGAGTTCTCTCTGCTGCCAGTAGTGAACTACCTGAAAGACAAACTGTCCTGCCCAGTACGTCTGGCTAAAGATTACCTGGACGGTGTTGAAGTTGCAGCTGGTGAACTGGTTGTTCTGGAAAACTGCCGTTTCAACAAAGGCGAAAAGAAAAATACTGAAGAGCTGGCTAAGAAATACGCTGCACTGTGCGACGTATTCGTAATGGACGCTTTCGGTACTGCACACCGTGCTGAAGGTTCTACCTACGGTGTTGCTCAGTTTGCACCTGTTGCTTGTGCTGGCCCACTGCTGGCTGGTGAACTGGAAGCGCTGGGTAAAGCGATGGACAAACCAGCTCGTCCAATGGTCGCTATCGTTGGTGGTTCTAAAGTTTCTACCAAACTGACTGTTCTGGAATCTCTGTCTAAAATCGCTGACCAGCTGGTAGTTGGTGGTGGTAT
It contains:
- a CDS encoding phosphoglycerate kinase, yielding MSVIKMTDLDLAGKRVLVRADLNVPVKDGKVTSDARIVATLPTIKLALEKGAKLMITSHLGRPTEGEYNEEFSLLPVVNYLKDKLSCPVRLAKDYLDGVEVAAGELVVLENCRFNKGEKKNTEELAKKYAALCDVFVMDAFGTAHRAEGSTYGVAQFAPVACAGPLLAGELEALGKAMDKPARPMVAIVGGSKVSTKLTVLESLSKIADQLVVGGGIANTFIAAAGHNVGKSLCEHDLIDTAKKLAAETTIPATTDVVVGKEFSESTPATIKAVADVADDDMIFDIGPDSAKALADIIMNAKTILWNGPVGVFEFDQFAKGTEIIAKAIAESPAFSIAGGGDTLAAIDKFGIADKVSYISTGGGAFLEFVEGKKLPAVAILEERAKA